A single region of the Acinetobacter sp. WCHA45 genome encodes:
- a CDS encoding Sua5/YciO/YrdC/YwlC family protein — translation MITSSISEAAQLLKLGQVLAYPTEAVWGLGCDPFNQQAFQNILELKHRPIEKGVILLAGHLGQVEHLLQSLSPKIRKQVIDSWTDRVATERATTWLLPADEHIPIWIKGQHPLVAVRVTTHPLCVELCNAFGGFIVSTSANPAGLNPAQNLEQAQGYFGASLNYLEGDLGLSQEPSRILNALTGEVIRA, via the coding sequence ATGATTACCTCATCAATTTCGGAAGCAGCACAGCTTTTGAAGCTAGGACAAGTTCTTGCTTATCCAACAGAAGCTGTTTGGGGCTTAGGCTGCGATCCATTCAATCAACAAGCTTTTCAAAACATTCTTGAGCTAAAACATCGCCCAATTGAAAAAGGAGTCATTTTATTAGCAGGTCACTTAGGGCAAGTTGAGCATTTGTTACAAAGCTTATCCCCAAAGATACGTAAGCAAGTGATTGATAGTTGGACGGATCGTGTAGCAACTGAAAGAGCAACTACGTGGTTACTTCCCGCTGATGAGCACATTCCTATTTGGATTAAAGGTCAACATCCATTGGTTGCTGTACGTGTAACCACGCATCCTTTGTGCGTCGAACTTTGTAATGCCTTTGGCGGCTTTATTGTATCGACCAGTGCCAATCCTGCCGGACTAAACCCAGCACAAAATTTAGAACAAGCTCAAGGTTATTTTGGTGCATCCCTGAATTATTTGGAGGGCGATTTAGGACTTAGCCAAGAACCTAGTCGAATTCTCAACGCATTAACAGGTGAAGTAATTCGCGCTTGA